The genomic stretch GCCGGTCGCGCTCCTCTACGCGCTCGTCACGTGGACGTCGCCCGACGGTCGGCCGCCGTTCGTCGACATCGTCGGCCGGGGCGAGCCGTTCCTCGTCGCCGCCGGGCTCGACATCGCCTGCCTCCGGGACATCCTGGCCGCCGATCGCCGGAGGACGTCGGCGCTGGTGGTCGAGGCGCTGACGGTCGGTGCCGTCCTGACGGCGCTGTTCGCGATCACGGCGTGGGCGTCGCTGGTCGAGGTCGAGCTGTCGGGGCTGCCGAGGAGCGCCGGCCAGGAGCGCTTCGCCACCGTGTGGGGCACCGTGGCCGTCGTCGCCGGCGCCTCGCTCGGTATCCTCTCCGCCGGCCTCGCGGCGGCGAAGGAGGAGCGGTGATCACGTTCATCGAATGGGGCATCGCCGTCACCGGGATCCTGACCGTCGGCATCGGCGTGATCGCCCTCGTGCACCAGATCCGGGCGGAGGCGGCGGCCGAGGCGCGGCCGGTGGAGTTCAAGGTGGAGGACCGGCTCGAGGGGCTGGACCTGCCGCCGGGGGCGCGGTTCCTCGTGTCGGTCGACCGGCGGGGGCGGGTGACGGCGACGGCCGTCGAGGAGGCCGCCGCTCAGGCGAACAGCCGGCCGCCGTCGTAGACCAGGCGGTCGCCGTCGACCCTGGCGCCGTCGGTCAGGGCGTGGTCGGCGAGGCGGCCGTCGTGGAACAGGTGCCGCACCTCGACCCCCCGCAGCGCCACGGCGGCGTCGGCCAGCAGGCGGCGGTGGCAGCGCCACCACACCGACTCGGAGCACATCACCGCCGTGCGGGGGCCGGCCGCCACCTCGGCCACCAGCCGGTCGAGCCCGGCGACGAACTCCTCGGTCGCCATGTGGTCGGCGTAGGCCCGGAACGCCTCGTGGCGCAGGGCCACGTGCGGCGACCCGGGCACCGGCTTGCGGCGGCCGCCGAGCGCCGGCGCCCAGTCGTAGGCCACCCCGGCGGCCGGGAGCCAGGCGGCCATCGCCTCCCGGCCGAAGTGCGGGTGGCGGCGGCTGCCCGGGTAGCTGCGCACGTCCACCACCCGGCCGACCCCCGCCGCCGTCACCAGCCCGGCGAAGGCGTCGGCGGCGAGCGTCCCGTGGCCGACCGTGAGCAGCTCCACCGGGCCGACCGTACCGGCGCTCCGATGGGGCGGCCGCAGAGGGCCGCACCTAGGCTCACTCGCCGTGGAGGTCGCCGTCGTCGGCGCCGGGCTGGGGGGCCTCGCCGCCGCCTGCCACCTCGCCGGCCGGGGCCACGCCGTCGTCGTCCTCGAGCGGGCCGACGGGCCCGGTGGGCGGGCCGGCGTGCTCCAGCGGGGGCGCTACCGCTTCGACACCGGGCCGACCGTGCTCACCATGCCCGACCTCCTGGCCGACACGGTCGGCGCCGCCGGGGTCGACCTCGACGACCTGCTCGCCGTCCGGCCCCTCGACCCCATGTACCGGGCCTGCTACGCCGACGGGTCCGAGCTGTGCGTCCTGCCCGGCCGGGACCGGATGGCCGAGGAGGTGCGGGCCGTGTGCGGGCCGGCCGACGCCGACGGCTTCCTCCGCTTCTGCGACTGGGTCACCGACCTGTACCGGCTGGAGATGCCCCGCTTCATCGGCCGCGACTACGACTCGCCGCTCGACCTCGTCCGGCCGCTCGGGCCCGCGCTGCGCCTGCTCCGCCTCGGCGGGCTGCGCCGGCTCGACGCCGTCGTCCGCTCCCACGTCGCCGACGACCGGCTGCGCCGCGTCCTCAGCTTCCAGTCCATGTACGCCGGCCTCGCCCCGTTCGAGGCCCTGGCCCTGTTCTCGGTCATCACCTACATGGACGTGGTCAACGGCGTGGTGACCGTCGACGGCGGGATGGCCGCCGTGCCCCGGGCCCTGGCCGAGGCGGCGGCCAAGGCCGGGGCCACGTTCCGGTACGGCGCCACCGTCGAGCGCATCCTGCGGGAGCGGGGCACGACCGGCCGGGTCCTCGGCGTCGAGCTGGCGGGCGGCGAGGTCGTGCCGGCCGGCGCCGTCGTGTGCAACCCCGACCTGCCCGTCGCCTACCGCACCCTGCTCGGCGGCCTCGACGCGCCCAGGGTGGCCCGCCGGGGCCGCTACTCGCCGTCCTGCCTCGTGTGGCACGCCGGGGTGCGGGGCGGGCCGCCGCCCGGCACCGCCCACCACAACGTGCACTTCGGCCGGGCCTGGGAGGGCGCCTTCCGGGCGCTCATGGACGACGGCCGGCGCATGCCCGACCCGTCGCTCCTCGTGACCGTGCCGTCGGTGGACGAGCCCGGCGTCGCCCCGCCCGGCTGCTCCACCCTGTTCGTGCTGGAGCCGGCGCCCAACCTCGACGGGCGGGTGGACTGGACCACCGAGCGGCACCGGGCCCGGGACGAGCTCGCCGCCAGGGTGGCCGCCCTCGGCTACCCGGCCGAGGTGGAGGTGGAGGACCTTGTCGACCCGCTCGACTGGGAGCGCCGGGGGATGGAGCGGGGGACGCCGTTCGCGCTCGCCCACCGGTTCCTCCAGAGCGGGCCGTTCCGCCCCGGCAACCTCGACCGCCGGGTGCCGGGTCTGGTCTTCGTCGGCTCGGGCACCGTCCCCGGCGTGGGCGTGCCCATGGTGCTCGTGTCCGGGCGGCTGGCCGCCGACCGCGTCGACCGGCTCGACCGGGCCGGCGCCCGATGACGACGCTCGAGGAGAGCTACGCCGAGTGCCGGCGGCTGCACCGGCGCCACGGCACGACCTACTACTACGCCACGCTCGCGCTGCCCCGGGTGAAGCGCCACCACGTCCACGCCCTCTACGGGTTCTGCCGCCACGCCGACGAGATCGTCGACGACCCGGGGCCGGCCCCGGCCGGCGAGCGGGCGGCGGCCCTCGCCGACCTGGGCGACCGCTTCCTCGCCGACCTGGCCGCCGGCTCCTCGGACCACCCGGTGCTGCGGGCCGTCGTCCACACGGCCAGGGCGTTCGACCTCGACCCCGACGCCTTCCGGCGGTTCCTCCGGTCGATGGCCATGGACCTCACCGTGTCGTCCTACGAGACCTGGGACGACCTGCTCGGCTACATGGACGGCTCGGCGGCCGTGATCGGCGAGCTCATGCTCCCGATCCTCGAGCCCCGCTCCCCCGCCGCCTTCGGCCCGGCCCGCCACCTCGGCGAGGCCTTCCAGCTCACCAACTTCCTCCGCGACGTCGGCGAGGACCTCGACCGCGGCCGGGTGTACCTGCCCGGGGAGGATCTCCGCCGCTTCGACGCCGACCCGGCCGAGCGGCGGGTCACGCCGGCCTGGCGGGCGCTGATGGCCTTCGAGGTCG from Acidimicrobiales bacterium encodes the following:
- a CDS encoding phytoene/squalene synthase family protein codes for the protein MTTLEESYAECRRLHRRHGTTYYYATLALPRVKRHHVHALYGFCRHADEIVDDPGPAPAGERAAALADLGDRFLADLAAGSSDHPVLRAVVHTARAFDLDPDAFRRFLRSMAMDLTVSSYETWDDLLGYMDGSAAVIGELMLPILEPRSPAAFGPARHLGEAFQLTNFLRDVGEDLDRGRVYLPGEDLRRFDADPAERRVTPAWRALMAFEVERARELYRAADPGIDLLPPSSARAVRAARVLYGRILDRIEARDYDVFTGRARVPGWEKAAAVAGATITGGDVLVRPPPRPRQVRPRPRGRLVRRPAAR
- the crtI gene encoding phytoene desaturase family protein → MEVAVVGAGLGGLAAACHLAGRGHAVVVLERADGPGGRAGVLQRGRYRFDTGPTVLTMPDLLADTVGAAGVDLDDLLAVRPLDPMYRACYADGSELCVLPGRDRMAEEVRAVCGPADADGFLRFCDWVTDLYRLEMPRFIGRDYDSPLDLVRPLGPALRLLRLGGLRRLDAVVRSHVADDRLRRVLSFQSMYAGLAPFEALALFSVITYMDVVNGVVTVDGGMAAVPRALAEAAAKAGATFRYGATVERILRERGTTGRVLGVELAGGEVVPAGAVVCNPDLPVAYRTLLGGLDAPRVARRGRYSPSCLVWHAGVRGGPPPGTAHHNVHFGRAWEGAFRALMDDGRRMPDPSLLVTVPSVDEPGVAPPGCSTLFVLEPAPNLDGRVDWTTERHRARDELAARVAALGYPAEVEVEDLVDPLDWERRGMERGTPFALAHRFLQSGPFRPGNLDRRVPGLVFVGSGTVPGVGVPMVLVSGRLAADRVDRLDRAGAR
- a CDS encoding DUF488 domain-containing protein, encoding MELLTVGHGTLAADAFAGLVTAAGVGRVVDVRSYPGSRRHPHFGREAMAAWLPAAGVAYDWAPALGGRRKPVPGSPHVALRHEAFRAYADHMATEEFVAGLDRLVAEVAAGPRTAVMCSESVWWRCHRRLLADAAVALRGVEVRHLFHDGRLADHALTDGARVDGDRLVYDGGRLFA